The following nucleotide sequence is from Camelus ferus isolate YT-003-E chromosome 35, BCGSAC_Cfer_1.0, whole genome shotgun sequence.
ttttaaataacgtTTAATGCTTCGATGTACTGAAAGTTTCCTTATTATATAAGGAATCTGTTCATTTAGTATTTAACATAAAAGCAAACTCAAAGACTAGCTAAGAACTTAGTCACATCCCAGTTTCAGTATTGGTaccttttattatatttagacATATATctaatggactttttaaaaaagtcttaaagttaggaatttttaaaaaattccttttcttaaataTACTCTTAGGTGAATGATAAGAGATACTTACGATGCCCAGCAGCAATGACTGTGATGCACCTAAGAAAGTTTCTCAGAAGTAAAATGGACATACCTAATACTTTCCAGGTATCTATTTTGTAGTCTTCATGTGTTTTATGtaaatccttttttttcattcaatgacttttttcctttttggattctAAACCCAAAAAAGcaacaatttctttttgttttttttaatttggcacaATTTGGAAATAGTTCTTAAAAGGTTTGGTATGGATTCCTTTTTACGCTATGAAAACAAACCCCTTAATAATTTCAAGAAatgtttttcctcatttaaagTTTCAAGAGGGATTTGTTTCTTTGTCCAAAtgtttggagaaatttttttttttaaagcctctttgGATTATATTtggatgaccaaaaaaaaaaaaatctagatttacCTTGGTTCTTTGTGATGTTAATAAACTGAAGTGTTGTTTTTCAACAGATTGATGTCATGTATGAAGAGGAACCGTTAAAGGACTACTATACACTAATGGACATTGCCTACATTTATACCTGGAGAAGGGTAAGTAGCCTCCCTGATGCTCGACGATTATTTTGGCAAGCTGTACTTAAAGATGTAAGACtgattgttttttccctcttaactTTGTAGAATGGTCCGCTTCCTTTGAAATACAGAGTTCGACctacttgtaaaagaatgaagatcAGTCACCAGAGAGATGGACTGACAAACGCTGGAGAACTGGAAAGTGACTCTGGGAGTGACAAGGCCAACAGCCCAGCAGGAGGCATTCCCTCCACCTCTTCTTGTTTGCCCAGCCCCAGCACTCCAGTCCAGTCTCctcatcctcagtttcctcacatttCCAGTACTATGAATGGAACCAGCAGCAGTCCCAGTGGTAACCACCAATCTTCCTTTGCCAATAGACCTCGAAAGTCTTCAGTAAATGGATCGTCAGCAACTTCGTCTGGTTGATACCTGAGACTGTTGAGGAAAGAGATTTTAATCCCCTGATTTCTATAGATATCTTCATGCCATTACAGCTTTATAGATGCTAATACATGTGACTATCGTccactttgctttcttttgtagTGACATTAAATTTGGCTATAAAAGATGGACTAGATGTACTATTCATATGGACGTTAATGGAAAAGATCGTTCCTCTAAAGAATGGGTTTCTGAGAAAGCAGGCAAGatgttttttttctgtgtgttagGACAGATGTGAAATGGTTTCTGTAACCATTGTTTGGATTTGAAAATCTTCTGCAGTGAATATAAACATTGGGCCATAGTTTGTTAATCTCAACTAACCCTACATTACATCCTCCTTGATTGTTCTTGTTATTATGCTGTTTTGTGAATCTGTAGAAAACAAGTGCTTTTTATCTTGAAATTCaacaaatggaaagaatatgCATAGAATAATGCATTCTATGTAGCCATGTCACTGTGAATAACGGTTTCTTGCATATTTAGCCATTTTGATTCCTGTTTGATTTTTACTTCTCTGTTGCGACGCAAAACCGATCAAAGGAAAGTAAACTTCAGTTTTACAATCTGTATGCCTAAAAGCGGGTACTACCGTTTATTTTACTGACTTGTTTAAATGATTCGCTTTTGTAAGAATCAGATGGCATTATGCTTGTTGTACAATGCCATATTGGTATATGACATAACAGGAAACAGTATtgtatgatatatttataaatactataaagaaaatattgtgtTTCATGAATTCAGAAATGGTTGTTAAATTCTCCCAACTGGTTCGACCTTTGCAGATACTCTATATTTGAGCCTTACCAGCatagaatatttttaagtgtGGATAGCTGATTCTAAATTCTGTCCCATTGGAAGCAATTGGCATATTCGTAA
It contains:
- the BMI1 gene encoding polycomb complex protein BMI-1 — protein: MHRTTRIKITELNPHLMCVLCGGYFIDATTIIECLHSFCKTCIVRYLETSKYCPICDVQVHKTRPLLNIRSDKTLQDIVYKLVPGLFKNEMKRRRDFYAAHPSADAANGSNEDRGEVADEDKRIITDDEIISLSIEFFDQNRLDRKVNKDKEKSKEEVNDKRYLRCPAAMTVMHLRKFLRSKMDIPNTFQIDVMYEEEPLKDYYTLMDIAYIYTWRRNGPLPLKYRVRPTCKRMKISHQRDGLTNAGELESDSGSDKANSPAGGIPSTSSCLPSPSTPVQSPHPQFPHISSTMNGTSSSPSGNHQSSFANRPRKSSVNGSSATSSG